The genome window GTTACGGTGTGTGCAACGCCATGGAGACCCTGCTGGTCGATAGTGCCGTGGCCGCCGAGGTGTTACCGCGCCTGCAAGTCGAGTACGCCAGGGAAAATGTCGAGCTGCGCGGTTGTTTTCGCACCCGCGAAATTCTTGTGGGTATCAATTCCGCGACCGAGGAGGACTGGGACGAGGAATACCTTGCACCGATCCTCTCGATCCGTGTGGTGGACGGACTGGATGAGGCCATTGAGCATATCCACGAGCATGGTTCGGGACATACCGAGTCTATCGTCACCGAGGACTACACCCGGGCGCGGCGTTTCCTCGCCGAGGTGGATTCCAGCTCGGTGATGGTGAACGCCTCCACCCGCTTCGCCGACGGCTTCGAGTACGGGCTGGGCGCGGAGATCGGTATCAGCACCGACAAGATCCACGTCCGTGGACCGGTCGGCCTGGAAGGGCTCACCTCGCAGAAGTTCATCGTCCTGGGCGATGGGCAGATAAGGAAGTAGCAGATAAAGAAGTAGCAGATAAAAGAGAAAAGGGAAAAGATGAAAGTAATGAAAGACAAAAGCCCGGAAGTGCTTGCACGCGAGGCGCGCTATCTCACCGTGCCTGACTTTCCTCTTGCCCCTTTCCCCTGCCCTTAAAATGATCGGCATCTTCGGCGGCACCTTTGATCCCGTGCACTTCGGCCATCTGCGGCCGGCACTGGAGGTGAAACAGGCCTTGCGGCTGCGCGAGATGCGCCTGATTCCCGCGTTTGCGCCGCCCCACCGTGAGCCGCCGGTGGCCAACCCCGGCCAGCGCCTGACCATGCTGCGCGCGGCGGTCGGCGGCGAGGCGGATCTGCTGGTGGATAATCGCGAGATGCGGCGCGAGGGTGAATCCTTCATGGTGGACACGCTGGCTTCGCTGCGTGAGGAGCTGGGCGATGAGCCGCTGTGTCTGGTGCTGGGCGCGGATGCCTTTCTGCAGTTAGACAGCTGGCATCAGTGGGAGCGCCTTGCACAGCTTGCCCATATCGTGGTCATGCAGCGTCCCGGCTGGGTGCTGGATATTGATCAGGCCGGTGCCGGGGTACAGGCGCTGTGGCAGGCCGCGCATACCACGGAGCCGGCGGCGCTGGCGGCGCAGCCCGCCGGCAGGGTCATCCTGCAGACGGTGACGGCGCTGGATATCTCCGCCACCCGGATCCGCGCCCTGGTGGCCGCCGGCGACAGCCCCCGCTATCTGGTGCCGGACCCGGTGTGGAACCTGATCCGCCTGCATGGCCTGTATGGTTTTTCGGGGACGGCAAAAATGGCAGCGACAGAGTCAGCAAACTAGTGTTGCGAAGCGGAAATAGCGGAACAAATGCAACAGATGGATTTTTTGCCAGGCTAGGCGCAGACCCGCAGCCGTATGGGGTATACGGCAAGGGGCTGTAACGACGCATGGCGGAAAAAGACACTGTTTCATGTTTCGTTATTTCCGGTTCGCAACATTAAGTGTCCGGCCCCTGTAAAAAACAGGCCGTGGCAACAACCATAATCGTAACAACAGACGTAGCAGGATAAAGATAATGAAGGCAGACGAATTGGCCCAACTGGTTGTTGAGGCGCTGGATGATTCAAAGGCAGTGGATGTGCGGGTGGTCGATGTGCGCGGCAAAAGCAATATCACCGATATCATGGTGGTGGCGACCGGCACCTCAAGTCGGCATGTGAAATCACTGGCGGACAATGTGGTGGTCGAGGTCAAAAAGCAGGGTGTGCGGCCGCTGGGCGTTGAGGGCGAAGACATCGGTGAGTGGGTGCTGGTGGATCTGGGGGATGTGGTGGTACATGTGCTGCAGGCCGAAATGCGCGAGTTTTATCAGCTGGAGAAGCTGTGGGAAACCGAGCCGGCCAATCGCTCCAAATCATCCGGCGCGCAATAGCCGGTTTGCCGGTGTCCGCCGTTTAGGTCCCAGCCGTGCGCATGACACTGATCGCCGTGGGTACCCGCATGCCCGCCTGGGTGGAGCAGGGCTACGCGGAATATGCGCGCCGCCTGCCGGCGGATTGCGCCCTGCAACTGGTGGAAATCCCGGCGGGTAAACGCGGCAAGGGCGCGGACATCGCGCGCATCACCCAGCAGGAGGGCGAAAAGATGCTGGCCGCGGTGCCCAAGGGCGCCCGCATCGTCAGCCTGGAGGTGACCGGTCGGGCCTGGACCACCGAGGCCCTCGCCGCCGAGCTGGATGGCTGGCTGCACGATGGGCGTGATGTGGCGCTGCTGGTGGGCGGGCCGGAGGGGCTGTCGGCGGACTGTGTGGCGCAGGCCGAACAGCGCTGGTCGTTGTCGAACCTGACCCTGCCGCACCCCTTGGTGCGCATCGTGGTGGCCGAACAACTGTACCGGGCCTGGAGTGTGTTACAGAATCACCCCTATCACCGTTAGGCGGTGGGCAAGGCCCTATACTGGAAATAGTAATCATGACCGCAGCGCAGCCTCTGCCCGATATCTACCTGGCCTCCGCCTCTCCCCGCCGTCGCGAATTGCTGATGCAGATCGGCCTGCGTGTCGAACGTATTCCCCAGTCCGTGCCGGAACAGCAGCGCGCCGACGAATCTCCCGCCGCCTATGTGCAACGTCTGGCGCTGGAAAAGGCGCAGGCGGGGCTGGCGATGCTCGATGCAGGGCGCTGGCGGCCGGTGCTGGGATCCGATACGGCGGTGGTGCTGGATGTCGATGCCGCGGGTGGCAGGGGTAGTATCGTGCTGGGCAAGCCGGTGGACGAGGCGGACGCGCTGGCCATGCTCGGGCAACTGTCGGGACGCAGCCACCGGGTTTTGTCGGCGGTGGCCGTAGTGGGCAAAGACAATCTCGGGCAAGATAGGGCCGAGGTGTTGTTGAGCGAAAGTCGGGTGAGTTTCCGGGTGATCGATGAGGCGGAACGCCGCGCCTACTGGCGCACGGGCGAACCGGCGGACAAGGCCGGCGCCTACGGTATTCAGGGTCTGGCGGCGCTGTTTATTGAGCGGCTGGAGGGCAGCTATTCCGGGGTGATGGGCCTGCCGCTGTTTGAGACGGGCGAGCTGCTGCGGCGGTTTGGCATGGACGTTCTGCGGGAGCGTCGTTGATTTATCAGGAGTTCATCAGGCGTTCATCAGGAACTCATCAAGGCAGACCGCCACTGGCTCATTACGATTGAAAGGTTGATAAAAGATTATGAGCGAAGAAATTTTAATCAATGTCACGCCGCGTGAAACCCGCGTGGCGATGGTGGAAAACGGGGTGCTGCAGGAAATCTTTATCGAGCGCACCAGTCGGCGCGGCATGGTGGGCAATATCTATCGCGGCAAGGTGGTGCGCGTATTGCCGGGCATGCAGGCGGCCTTTATCGACATCGGCCTGGAGCGCACGGCATTTTTGCACGCCTCCGATATCGCGGTTAAGAATGGCGATGGCGGCACCAGCAACAAATCGAATGACAATATCCAGGAGCTGCTGCATCAGGGCCAGGACCTGCTGGTGCAGGTGGTGAAAGATCCGCTGGGCACCAAGGGCGCCCGGCTGACGACCCATCTTTCGGTGGCGGCGCGGTTTCTGGTGTTTATGCCGGGCGAGTCGCATATCGGCATCTCGCAGAAGATCGAGGCCGATGCGGAGCGGCAGCGCCTGCGCGATGTGCTCAGCGCTCTGGCCGAAGAGCTGGGCGGCGGTGGTTATATCGTGCGTACCGTCGCCGAGGGGGTGAGTGAGAAGGAGATTCGCGCCGACGTGGCCTTCCTGCACAAGACCTGGGCGGAGATTCAGGAGCGCGCCAGTGAATGTTCGCCGGGCCAGCTGGTGTACGGGGATCTGTCGCTGGTGATGCGCACCATGCGTGACCATGTTGATGCCGGGGTGGAGAAGGTGCGCATCGATTCGCGTGAAAATTATGACAAGGCCAGCAAGTTCGCCCGAAAATTTATTCCCGAGCTGGCCGATCGCATTGAGTATTATCCGGGCGAGCGCCCGATCTTTGACCTGTATGGCATCGAGGATGAAATCCAGAAGGCGCTGGGACGCAAGGTGCAACTCAAATCCGGCGGCTACCTGATTGTGGATCAGACCGAGGCGCTGACGACCATCGATGTGAATACCGGCGCCTTTGTCGGCCACCGGAATCTGGAAGAGACCATCTTCAAAACCAATCTGGAGGCCACGGTCACCATCGCCCGTCAGCTGCGGCTGCGCAATCTGGGAGGCATCATCATTATCGATTTTATCGACATGTCGGATGCCTCACACCGTGAGCAGGTGATGCGCGCGCTGGAAAAGAGTCTGGAACGTGACAAGGCCAAGAGTCACATTTGCGATGTGTCTGGGCTGGGCCTGGTGGAGATGACCCGCAAGCGCACCCGTGAAAGTCTGGAACATGTGCTGTGTGAACCCTGTCCTTGCTGTGAAGGCCGAGGCTCGGTGCGCACCGCGGAGACGGTGTGTTATGAGGTGTTTCGCGAACTGCTGCGCGAGGCGCGTCAATATGAGCCGCAACAGTTCCTGGTGCTGGCCTCGACCGAGGTGATCGACTTAATGTTAGATGAGGAGTCTGCCAGCGTTGCCGAGCTGGAGGAATTTATCGGCCGCCCCATCCGTTTTCAGGTGGAGACCCTGTACACCCAGGAACAATTTGATGTGGTGCTGATGTGATAGTGATGAATGCCATGCCGTTAAATTCAAAAACCGGGAGTCTGGCGGTCTGCGGGCGGCGGACTTCCGGTCCTACTGTCGGTTAGTCGTGTCGCTGAGCCCGGTTGGTCGATTTTCCCGCTCTGTATGGGCAAGCGCGTGGTACGCGTTTGCCGCCGTCGCGGTATTGCTGGCGACCGGTTTTGCTCTCGCTCGTCTGCTGCTGCCCTTTGCAGAGCAGTACAACACCGAACTCAGTCAGTACTTCGGCGACAGACTGGGCCAGCCGGTGCGAATGCGGAGCCTGGATGCCGAATGGCATGGCTGGGGTCCGTCGCTGGTGTTGCAGGATGTGGCCCTGCTCGATGCCGGGGGCCAGCAGCCGGTGGTACGGCTCGACAAGATCCTGTTGGGTCTGGATCTGCTGACATCGCTGCGCCAATGGCAGCCGGTGTTTTCAAATATCACCCTGGTGGGTGTGGATCTGGTGCTGGCGCGTAATGCGCAGGGCCAGTTTTCGGTGGCAGGTCTTGCCGGACAGGCGACGGCCGAGGACGCGGCGCGACGATCCGCGGAGGCCGCCCCGTTTATGGCCTGGCTGTTTTCACAGGGGCGGGTCAGTCTTGAAAACAGCAACATCACCTGGCATGACGAAATGGGCGCCGGCAACAGCATGCATTTCTCGTCGGTCAATCTCAGCTTGCAGAATGACGGTGACCGGCATCAGCTGGATGCCTCCGTGAGCCTGTCGCGGAATCTCGGCAAATCCTTGCAGCTACGCGTGGATATGTGGGGCGATCCGCTATCCCCCAACGGACGGCGCACCCGCTTGTATGTGTCGGGTGAACATGTGCGCCTGGCGGAACTGTTTGAGGCGCAGCGCCTGGGCGAGGTGGATGTCTCGATCAAGAGCGCAGGCTTCCAGGTGTGGGGGCAGTGGCAGGAGGGTGTGCTGCAGCGCCTGAGCGGCGACATCGAGGCGGCGGGTCTGGCGTTGCGTTCCAGCAGGGTTTCTGCTGCACCGCAGAGTCTGTTGCTGGATCGTATGGCGGGCACCTTTGCCTGGCAGCGCACCGCACAGGGCTGGCAGTTTGAGGGCGACGAGCTGATGCTGGCGCGCGAGACCCGGAAATGGCAGCCTGCGCGGCTATCGCTACAGTATGCGCAGCGGGACGGTGCCGCGCCGACACTCGACGCCGCCGTCAGCTATCTGCAGTTGGAAGATATCGCGGAATTGTTGACGCTGTTTGCCGTGGGTGGCGAGCGTCTGGAGCAGCCCTTGCAGGCCATCCGGCCGCGCGGCGAGATCAGTCACGCGATTCTGCACTGGCAAGGGGGTGAGGCGACGCAATACCAGGCCTATGCCACCCTGCGCGGCGCGACGGTCGAGGCCTGGCGACACATTCCAGCGGCGGTAAATGTGGAGGGACAGCTGTGGCTGGACTCGATGGGTGGACAGGTTGCCTTGCAGCATGCCGCCGTGACGCTGGATTTTCCCACGCTGTTTCGCTGGCCGCTGTCGGTGAACGAGCTGCGCGGGCACGTTGCCTGGGAGGTGGAGGATGAACAGTGGCGCGTCGCGGGCCGTAACCTGCAGGCCAGCAATGCGGATGTGACGGCATCGGCGACACTGGATGTGATCAGGCACGCGCACCGTGACTCACCCTTTATGTCGCTGGTGGTGGACTTTCAGGACGGTGATGGCAGTCAGGTCGCGCACTATCTGCCGGCGGGCATCATGTCAGCCGCCACCGTTGCGTGGCTGGATGAGGCCTTCGTCAGTGCGCGGATTGTTTCAGGGGGCTCGGTGTTTCACGGCTACCTGGCGGATTTTCCGTTTGATGACGGGCAGGGAAAATTTGCGGTGGAGTTTGCCGTGGACAACGCCAGCCTGAATTACGCTGATGCCTGGCCGCCGATCACAGGCATCAGTGCCGATGTGCGCTTCGAAGGCCGCGGCATGTTTGTGGAGATGCATCGCGGCACGATTTTTTCTAACCAGATTCAGTGGGCGAAGATCGGCATTGAGAATATGACCGTCAAGCCCCTGCTGCTGAGCGTTGATGGTGAGGTGAGCGGCGACACCCAGGAAAAGCTCGATTATCTGGTGGCGAGTCCACCGCTGTATGCGGCGTTTGGTCAGCATCTGCAGCAGATGAACGCCAGCGGCGACAGCGTGTTACAACTGGATCTGGATTTGCCCATCGGTGGTGGTGATGAGTTGAAGGTCAAGGGCTGGGTCGATCTGCAGGAAAACACCCTGACCATACCGCCCCTGGGGCAAGTGCTGACGGCGGTGGAGGGTCGCCTGCATTTTTTCCAGGATGGCCTGCTGGCCGAAAACATCCAGGCCGAATTGCTGGGCCAGCCCACACGGATCGATATTGCCACGCAGGAACTGGGTGCGTCACGCAAGCTGCGCATCAAGGCGGGTGGACCGTTTGCTGCGTCGGATCTCGCCGCGCGCTATGTGCCGCTGCTGGATGACCTGCTCACGGGTAACGGTCAGTGGGATGTGGTGTTTGATATTCCGGTGCGTGAAAGGGAAAAGCCCCGCCCGCTCGGCGACAGTGATGCGGCGCGTTCACCGTCAGCACCTGAATCGGCCGCCAGCCTGTACGTGAAGGCGGATTTGAAAGACGTGGCCGCGCGCCTGCCACAGCCCTTCGATAAGGATGCGGGGGAGGCGGCCGGTCTGGAGTTGCGCATCGTGTTTGCGCCTGAGCAGGTGCCGGTGATGCGGGTCAGTTATGCGGGTTTTGTTGATACGGTTCTGACCCTGGGCGGCATGACCGCGGCGGATGACCTCCGTGCCGAGGTCCGTTTTAATGCGGGGTCGGCGGTGCTGCCGGATGCACCGGGCGTGCAGCTCAGTGGCTGGCTGGATACGGTGTCCCTGGACGAGTGGCGAAACCTCCTGTTGTCGCGGGCTTCGCCACCGTCCTCAGGCCAAAGCCCCCGACAGGATGCGGAACCGGACGTTGTCAGTGGTGGAGGCCAATGGTGGCTGCGCTCGGCGGATGTCGCGGCGCGGGTGTTCGAGGCCTATGGCCAGCAGCTGCATAATGCACGCGTGGAGGTGCGCACGGAGGATGCTGCCTGGACGGCGCAGGTCGAGGCGAAGGAGCTGAAGGGGAATTTCATCATTCCTTACGATCGGCAGAAATGGCCTGTCTCGGCAGACCTTGCCTATTGTTACCTGGAAAAGCTGGAGGTGGGCGGGGCGGCGACGGATCCGCGGGCAGTGCCGGCGCTGGATATTCGTGTCGATGATTTCCGGTTTCAGAATAGCCGCTTTGGAAAATTGCGCCTGGAGACCACCCGGGTCGCCGATGGGCTGCGCATCGAGCAGCTGGTGTTGCGGCCGCAGGCGACGACGGTGACGGCGCGCGGCGGCTGGTACATCCGCGGCAACCAGCAGCAGTCCAACATGACGATGCATCTGGAAAGCTCGAACATAGGCCGCACGCTGAAGGCGCTGGATTATGTGGGCGGCATCGATAAGGGTGAGGGGGTGGTCGATCTGGGGCTGGCCTGGCCGGGCTCCCTGTTTGATCTTGATGCGCAGCGAATCCGCGGCCACCTGACCCTGGCGTTCAAAAATGGCTATGTGCTGGATGTGGATCCGGGTGCCGGTCGGATGTTCGGCATGCTGAGTATTCAGACGCTGCCACGGCGACTGATGCTGGATTTTTCCGATGTGTTTAAAAAGGGTTTCAGTTTTGATCGTATCAGGGGCAGTTTCCAGATCGAGGGCGGCGATGCCTACACCAACAATCTTTATATGGAAGGGCCGGCGGCGCGTGTCGAGATTGCGGGCCGTACCGGCCTGGCGCAGCAGGACTATGACCAGTTAGTCACCGTCACGCCACATGTGGCGGATACGCTGCCGGTGCTGGGATTTCTCACCGCAACACCGCAGGTGGGGGCGGCGATCCTGGCTTTTCAGAAGCTGTTTCAGCCGAACATCGATGATGTGACACGCAATCAGTACACCATTACGGGTAGCTGGAATGCGCCGCAGATTGACAAGGTAAAAACCGCCAGGCCTGTTGCTGAGGGCGAATAGCGGCAATTAGGCGGGCCTGCAAACTGTCGAGAAAGCGGTTGAGGTGCTATGCTTTCGCGCCATAGCGCAGGTCGATAAATAGAAAACAGATTCAGGAAATCCAATGGCAAAAATCGCTGCAGTGCAAATGGCTTCCGGGCCGAACGTAAACGCAAACCTGATTGAGGCCGGGCGTTTGATCGCCATGGCGGCCGGGGCCGGCGCCCAGCTGGTGGTCTTGCCGGAGAATTTCGCCATTATGGGTATGTCGGAAACGGATAAGGTTAAGGTGCGCGAGGCCGACGGTCAGGGCCCGATCCAGGATTTTCTGGCCGCGCAGGCGAGCAAGCACGGGCTGTGGATCGTGGGCGGCACCGTTCCCCTGATTGCGGATGCGGCCAATAAGGTGCGTGGCGCCTCCCTGCTGTTCGATGACAAGGGTCAGCGTGTGGCCCGTTACGACAAAATCCATCTGTTTGATGTGGTGCTGCCGGCGAGTGGCGAGAATTATGTCGAGTCGGAAACCATCGAGAACGGCGAGCAGGTGATTGTGGTGGATACGCCCTTCGGCCGCCTGGGTCTGAGCGTGTGTTACGACCTGCGTTTTCCCGGTCTCTTCCGGCGCATGCTGGACAAGGGAGTGGAGATCATCGCCCTGCCTGCGGCATTCACCGCCATCACCGGCCGCGCCCACTGGGAAGTGCTGGTGCGGGCCCGGGCAGTGGAAAATTTATGTTATGTGATCGCGGCGGCGCAGGGTGGTTATCACGTCAATGGGCGGGAAACCTACGGCGACAGCATGATTGTTGATCCCTGGGGGGTGGTGCTGGATCGATTGCCCAGCGGTTCGGGTTTTGTGCTTGCGGAGACGGATCCCGCCTACCAGAAATCGGTGCGGCTCAATTTTCCGGTGCTGGAGCATCGCAAGATAAAGTGTTCGATGAGCTGAGCAGACGCTCAGAGCCTGTGAAAAATTCGACGGCCGTAGCGAGGGCGTCGATTTGCGAGCGAAACAAGGCGCGCTACGTGAAAACAAGGGAGTTTGGTGGACCAAATGACCGCCGTTTTCACGTAGCGCAACGCCGTTGCAGCCGCAAAGCGGCGCCCGCAGTAGGCTGGCGATTTTTTCACAGGCTCTCAGGCCTCGTCCTGCAGGTCCCGCAAATATTTGAACAGTGACCGCGCCGACTTCGGCGCCCTGTTTTCCTGCATCTCCTTCTTGGCATTACGGATCAGCTGCCGCAGATATTGCCGGTCGGCCGCGGGAAATTCTGTCAGTAAACGTTCCAGCGCCGCATCTCCCTGCGTCAGCAGGTCGTCACGCCAGCGCTCGATATGATGCAGGTTGGCGGCGGCCTGTTTTGAATGTCCTTCAAGCGTGTCCACCTGCTGGCGAATCTGCTCGGCATCCACCGTTCGCATCAGTTTGCCGATAAATTGCAGCTGACGTTTGTGCGCCCCGTGTTGGGTAATGCGCCGGCCTTCAAGCACGGCGTCATGCAGGGTTTCCGGCAGCTCGATCTTGGCAAACTGCTCCTTGGGGAGGTTGACCAGCACCTCGCCGAGTGCGAGCAATTCATGCATCTCCCGCTTGACCTGGGATTTGCTCTTTTCGCGCTCTTCGATGTTGTCGTCGTCTTCGTACATGGTGGCTAAGGGTACTGGTTCATGGTGTGCGTTTACAAGATGAATATGTGCCTGGGTACGATTATCGATAAGGCCTGGCCGCAGCTCTGGCAAAAGGTGTTGGCGGGTGGCCAGGTGTCGGTATCACCACCCGGCTTATGCGTAACGAGATGCTTTGGCGCAGGGATCTGGCGCGATGTTGATCTTGCCGGCGGTGCTTACAACAAGACCCGTTCAATTCCGCCCGATTTTATTTTCGCCGTAAACTGTTGCTGCCAGTCCTCGCCGAGCAGGCCCTTGGCCAGCTCAACGACAATATAGTCCACCTCAAGACCCGTATCTTCTTTATAACGCGACAGCCCCTGTTGACAGGCCGGGCAGGAGGTCAGCATTTTGACATTGCCGGCCTTTGCGGTTGGTGCGCCGGTAAGCTGTTCG of Gammaproteobacteria bacterium contains these proteins:
- the nadD gene encoding nicotinate-nucleotide adenylyltransferase gives rise to the protein MIGIFGGTFDPVHFGHLRPALEVKQALRLREMRLIPAFAPPHREPPVANPGQRLTMLRAAVGGEADLLVDNREMRREGESFMVDTLASLREELGDEPLCLVLGADAFLQLDSWHQWERLAQLAHIVVMQRPGWVLDIDQAGAGVQALWQAAHTTEPAALAAQPAGRVILQTVTALDISATRIRALVAAGDSPRYLVPDPVWNLIRLHGLYGFSGTAKMAATESAN
- a CDS encoding nucleoside triphosphate pyrophosphatase, with product MPDIYLASASPRRRELLMQIGLRVERIPQSVPEQQRADESPAAYVQRLALEKAQAGLAMLDAGRWRPVLGSDTAVVLDVDAAGGRGSIVLGKPVDEADALAMLGQLSGRSHRVLSAVAVVGKDNLGQDRAEVLLSESRVSFRVIDEAERRAYWRTGEPADKAGAYGIQGLAALFIERLEGSYSGVMGLPLFETGELLRRFGMDVLRERR
- the rsfS gene encoding ribosome silencing factor produces the protein MKADELAQLVVEALDDSKAVDVRVVDVRGKSNITDIMVVATGTSSRHVKSLADNVVVEVKKQGVRPLGVEGEDIGEWVLVDLGDVVVHVLQAEMREFYQLEKLWETEPANRSKSSGAQ
- the rlmH gene encoding 23S rRNA (pseudouridine(1915)-N(3))-methyltransferase RlmH is translated as MRMTLIAVGTRMPAWVEQGYAEYARRLPADCALQLVEIPAGKRGKGADIARITQQEGEKMLAAVPKGARIVSLEVTGRAWTTEALAAELDGWLHDGRDVALLVGGPEGLSADCVAQAEQRWSLSNLTLPHPLVRIVVAEQLYRAWSVLQNHPYHR
- a CDS encoding YhdP family protein, whose protein sequence is MSLSPVGRFSRSVWASAWYAFAAVAVLLATGFALARLLLPFAEQYNTELSQYFGDRLGQPVRMRSLDAEWHGWGPSLVLQDVALLDAGGQQPVVRLDKILLGLDLLTSLRQWQPVFSNITLVGVDLVLARNAQGQFSVAGLAGQATAEDAARRSAEAAPFMAWLFSQGRVSLENSNITWHDEMGAGNSMHFSSVNLSLQNDGDRHQLDASVSLSRNLGKSLQLRVDMWGDPLSPNGRRTRLYVSGEHVRLAELFEAQRLGEVDVSIKSAGFQVWGQWQEGVLQRLSGDIEAAGLALRSSRVSAAPQSLLLDRMAGTFAWQRTAQGWQFEGDELMLARETRKWQPARLSLQYAQRDGAAPTLDAAVSYLQLEDIAELLTLFAVGGERLEQPLQAIRPRGEISHAILHWQGGEATQYQAYATLRGATVEAWRHIPAAVNVEGQLWLDSMGGQVALQHAAVTLDFPTLFRWPLSVNELRGHVAWEVEDEQWRVAGRNLQASNADVTASATLDVIRHAHRDSPFMSLVVDFQDGDGSQVAHYLPAGIMSAATVAWLDEAFVSARIVSGGSVFHGYLADFPFDDGQGKFAVEFAVDNASLNYADAWPPITGISADVRFEGRGMFVEMHRGTIFSNQIQWAKIGIENMTVKPLLLSVDGEVSGDTQEKLDYLVASPPLYAAFGQHLQQMNASGDSVLQLDLDLPIGGGDELKVKGWVDLQENTLTIPPLGQVLTAVEGRLHFFQDGLLAENIQAELLGQPTRIDIATQELGASRKLRIKAGGPFAASDLAARYVPLLDDLLTGNGQWDVVFDIPVREREKPRPLGDSDAARSPSAPESAASLYVKADLKDVAARLPQPFDKDAGEAAGLELRIVFAPEQVPVMRVSYAGFVDTVLTLGGMTAADDLRAEVRFNAGSAVLPDAPGVQLSGWLDTVSLDEWRNLLLSRASPPSSGQSPRQDAEPDVVSGGGQWWLRSADVAARVFEAYGQQLHNARVEVRTEDAAWTAQVEAKELKGNFIIPYDRQKWPVSADLAYCYLEKLEVGGAATDPRAVPALDIRVDDFRFQNSRFGKLRLETTRVADGLRIEQLVLRPQATTVTARGGWYIRGNQQQSNMTMHLESSNIGRTLKALDYVGGIDKGEGVVDLGLAWPGSLFDLDAQRIRGHLTLAFKNGYVLDVDPGAGRMFGMLSIQTLPRRLMLDFSDVFKKGFSFDRIRGSFQIEGGDAYTNNLYMEGPAARVEIAGRTGLAQQDYDQLVTVTPHVADTLPVLGFLTATPQVGAAILAFQKLFQPNIDDVTRNQYTITGSWNAPQIDKVKTARPVAEGE
- the yjgA gene encoding ribosome biogenesis factor YjgA, with product MYEDDDNIEEREKSKSQVKREMHELLALGEVLVNLPKEQFAKIELPETLHDAVLEGRRITQHGAHKRQLQFIGKLMRTVDAEQIRQQVDTLEGHSKQAAANLHHIERWRDDLLTQGDAALERLLTEFPAADRQYLRQLIRNAKKEMQENRAPKSARSLFKYLRDLQDEA
- the rng gene encoding ribonuclease G; protein product: MSEEILINVTPRETRVAMVENGVLQEIFIERTSRRGMVGNIYRGKVVRVLPGMQAAFIDIGLERTAFLHASDIAVKNGDGGTSNKSNDNIQELLHQGQDLLVQVVKDPLGTKGARLTTHLSVAARFLVFMPGESHIGISQKIEADAERQRLRDVLSALAEELGGGGYIVRTVAEGVSEKEIRADVAFLHKTWAEIQERASECSPGQLVYGDLSLVMRTMRDHVDAGVEKVRIDSRENYDKASKFARKFIPELADRIEYYPGERPIFDLYGIEDEIQKALGRKVQLKSGGYLIVDQTEALTTIDVNTGAFVGHRNLEETIFKTNLEATVTIARQLRLRNLGGIIIIDFIDMSDASHREQVMRALEKSLERDKAKSHICDVSGLGLVEMTRKRTRESLEHVLCEPCPCCEGRGSVRTAETVCYEVFRELLREARQYEPQQFLVLASTEVIDLMLDEESASVAELEEFIGRPIRFQVETLYTQEQFDVVLM
- a CDS encoding carbon-nitrogen hydrolase family protein, which translates into the protein MAKIAAVQMASGPNVNANLIEAGRLIAMAAGAGAQLVVLPENFAIMGMSETDKVKVREADGQGPIQDFLAAQASKHGLWIVGGTVPLIADAANKVRGASLLFDDKGQRVARYDKIHLFDVVLPASGENYVESETIENGEQVIVVDTPFGRLGLSVCYDLRFPGLFRRMLDKGVEIIALPAAFTAITGRAHWEVLVRARAVENLCYVIAAAQGGYHVNGRETYGDSMIVDPWGVVLDRLPSGSGFVLAETDPAYQKSVRLNFPVLEHRKIKCSMS